A genomic window from Montipora capricornis isolate CH-2021 chromosome 8, ASM3666992v2, whole genome shotgun sequence includes:
- the LOC138060715 gene encoding uncharacterized protein isoform X2 — MTGICRYHMASVSSRLLLLAFSSFLLGATSAQELYDDVPILQQYSPMLGENVIDYPMLEEYGVPSVEEFPDEGLEEDDQDEEDQESHFKGTENNEKKDVIKKADDPVEMAREKLERAIKAAQALTSIEQELGLNPSTIENKTTNLESVLKSEEKTFKKMADESQDATKKTKFIKLEKDADDDMNKAENILKLIVNLEAAKFLAKQRAQDNLEEAEKRKLASSPPAILGQPVAYSVPQTVGYFGRVQQPVYQPMLQSYMAGYQPPTFQGMTSPSIASAPSTMLSPSDLASPTSTVPPYQPAYQDEREIQSINAIKATQASASLLPPQQTSQAARASPTLQQSAKVASSNTQKENYAIQKIPQPKQPPALQPPITALKAQPIAHEQSSNDHKVMQLHAKPQQTKEKAPGSVSTASESAHPVVPVKPVMPLQPITTPSQTIETAFAQSNGLLSQVAPWAASYNPGLLAPNLSPMSRYFDSSSDAANPFAPQSFNRPMSPHPQQTLATLAQQTKPNLKGPEPVKPVVTPVTAPFIEQPQTLSNPTPSMKLESPSPATSSYEQAPSATYPSNSFYPSNSQSFPSGIQEYSWNAPTFYPRPAASYEAPVNPLLEEAYRKLQNTRRAKLAMSKIEEAIGLSPSSVKHIIDDIETQAKEEEKLYEDDMGKERADINKEKALLQNDELQAGDNAAKEKIKEDEAKLRDDIRKENVAKSEVDKIKKIEKILTIIEAAKYSAMQRARKKMNTLQGADEGLDGEEIRKRDLEDLEKDMRRRRRNEINIWLKGSRNRIDTSHFLRNHLSRLAKHRQKSSRWGSYGNKLSLLNRFQVQNEERSEPSADEAPKQNPLHKLKFFKTLVSNRKLDSGKQFSITKRTEVQKKPKNTVDNFIMAKMLEKMDKLFKIQENILKYLKMEHDRHRQHDKKPTKRWRRSLHHSKHHKKLHSSVTKDKIKSH; from the exons GTATCATATGGCTTCTGTTTCATCGAGGCTGCTTCTTCTGGCCTTCAGTTCGTTTCTGTTGGGAGCTACCTCTGCTCAGG AGCTTTATGATGATGTACCGATTCTCCAGCAGTACAGTCCAATGCTGGGCGAAAACGTTATCGACTATCCCATGTTGGAAGAATATGGTGTCCCGTCGGTTGAAGAGTTCCCTGACGAAGGTCTAGAGGAGGATGATCAAGATGAGGAAGACCAGGAAAGCCATTTCAAAGGAACAGAAAATAACGAAAAGAAAGATGTCATTAAAAAAGCAG ACGACCCAGTTGAAATGGCTCGAGAAAAATTAGAACGAGCGATAAAAGCTGCCCAAGCTTTAACGAGCATAGAACAAGAACTTGGATTGAATCCGTCAACCATCGAGAATAAGACTACGAACCTCGAATCCGTGCTTAAAAGTGAGGAGAAAACCTTCAAGAAAATGGCGGATGAATCACAAGACGCaacaaagaaaaccaaattCATCAAGTTGGAAAAAGACGCCGACGATGATATGAACAAAGCAGAGAATATTTTAAAACTGATCGTCAATCTTGAGGCAGCAaagtttttggcaaaacagcgcGCTCAAGATAATTTAGAAGAAGCAGAAAAGCGGAAGCTCGCTTCTAGTCCTCCAGCAATCCTTGGCCAGCCAGTTGCTTATTCCGTTCCCCAAACAGTGGGTTATTTTGGAAGAGTTCAACAACCTGTTTATCAACCCATGCTACAGTCATACATGGCAGGTTATCAACCGCCGACATTTCAAGGCATGACCTCCCCTAGTATCGCCTCTGCTCCCAGCACGATGTTGTCTCCATCTGACTTAGCAAGTCCGACCAGTACGGTGCCACCGTATCAGCCCGCTTATCAAGATGAGCGGGAAATACAGAGTATTAATGCAA TAAAAGCAACGCAGGCGAGTGCGTCATTGCTTCCTCCTCAGCAAACCTCGCAGGCAGCAAGAGCAAGCCCAACGTTGCAACAGTCAGCCAAGGTTGCGAGCTCCAAcacccaaaaagaaaactacGCCATTCAAAAGATACCCCAACCTAAACAACCTCCAGCGTTGCAGCCACCAATCACAGCTCTCAAAGCACAACCAATCGCGCATGAACAGTCCAGCAATGACCACAAAGTAATGCAACTGCATGCTAAACCACAGCAAACCAAGGAAAAAGCACCTGGGTCAGTTTCAACTGCAAGTGAATCAGCTCATCCTGTCGTCCCAGTTAAACCGGTTATGCCATTGCAGCCCATCACAACACCCTCACAAACGATTGAAACAGCTTTTGCCCAATCAAACGGTTTGTTGTCACAGGTAGCACCATGGGCAGCTTCATATAATCCGGGTTTGCTTGCTCCAAATTTATCTCCAATGTCAAGATACTTTGATTCGTCTTCCGACGCTGCAAATCCCTTTGCGCCGCAGTCTTTCAACCGACCGATGTCACCTCACCCACAACAAACCCTTGCTACTTTGGCACAGCAAACGAAACCAAACCTCAAAGGACCAGAACCCGTCAAGCCAGTAGTTACGCCGGTCACTGCTCCTTTTATC GAACAGCCACAGACTTTGTCGAATCCCACCCCTTCTATGAAACTGGAATCACCAAGTCCAGCGACATCCTCGTATGAGCAGGCACCATCAGCTACATATCCATCAAACTCATTTTACCCATCGAATTCCCAGTCTTTCCCTTCCGGCATCCAAGAGTACTCCTGGAATGCGCCGACATTTTACCCAAGGCCAGCTGCATCCTATGAAGCACCAG tgaatCCTCTGCTTGAAGAGGCTTATCGTAAGCTTCAAAACACGCGGCGAGCCAAGCTGGCCATGAGCAAGATTGAAGAAGCCATTGGCTTGTCACCAAGCTCAGTCAAGCATATTATTGACGATATCGAAACACaagcaaaagaagaagaaaagctATACGAGGATGATATGGGCAAGGAGAGGGCTGACATCAACAAAGAAAAGGCACTTCTTCAAAACGACGAACTCCAAGCGGGAGATAATGCGGCGaaagagaaaattaaagaagatgAAGCTAAACTGCGAGATGATATCAGAAAGGAAAATGTTGCTAAATCGGAGGTGGATAAGATcaagaaaatcgagaaaatcCTGACTATCATTGAAGCTGCCAAGTATTCAGCGATGCAGAGAGCAAGGAAAAAGATGAATACACTCCAAGGTGCCGATGAGGGTCTAGACGGAGAGGAAATTAGAAAACGCGATTTGGAAGATCTTGAGAAGGACATGAGGAGACGAAGACGAAACGAAATCAACATCTGGCTCAAGGGCTCAAGAAATCGTATCGACACGAGTCATTTCTTACGGAATCACTTAAGCAGATTGGCAAAACACCGACAGAAAAGTTCTCGATGGGGCTCATATGGCAACAAACTAAGCCTGTTGAATCGTTTTCAAGTACAAAACGAGGAACGAAGCGAACCGAGTGCTGATGAAGCGCCCAAGCAAAATCCATTGCACAAATTGAAATTCTTCAAAACGCTTGTATCCAACAGGAAGCTCGATTCCGGAAAACAATTTTCCATTACAAAAAGAACTGAAGTCCAAAAGAAACCCAAGAATACTGTTGACAACTTTATCATGGCTAAAATGCTGGAAAAGATGgacaaattgtttaaaattcaggaaaatattttgaagtatCTCAAAATGGAGCATGATAGACACCGCCAGCATGACAAAAAGCCAACTAAACGATGGAGACGAAGCTTACAccattcaaaacatcacaaaaaaCTGCACAGTAGTGTAACGAAAGATAAGATAAAATCCCATTAA
- the LOC138060715 gene encoding uncharacterized protein isoform X1 has protein sequence MTGICRYHMASVSSRLLLLAFSSFLLGATSAQELYDDVPILQQYSPMLGENVIDYPMLEEYGVPSVEEFPDEGLEEDDQDEEDQESHFKGTENNEKKDVIKKADNEHAQKTPSALNSKNDAREKRQLPLQDDPVEMAREKLERAIKAAQALTSIEQELGLNPSTIENKTTNLESVLKSEEKTFKKMADESQDATKKTKFIKLEKDADDDMNKAENILKLIVNLEAAKFLAKQRAQDNLEEAEKRKLASSPPAILGQPVAYSVPQTVGYFGRVQQPVYQPMLQSYMAGYQPPTFQGMTSPSIASAPSTMLSPSDLASPTSTVPPYQPAYQDEREIQSINAIKATQASASLLPPQQTSQAARASPTLQQSAKVASSNTQKENYAIQKIPQPKQPPALQPPITALKAQPIAHEQSSNDHKVMQLHAKPQQTKEKAPGSVSTASESAHPVVPVKPVMPLQPITTPSQTIETAFAQSNGLLSQVAPWAASYNPGLLAPNLSPMSRYFDSSSDAANPFAPQSFNRPMSPHPQQTLATLAQQTKPNLKGPEPVKPVVTPVTAPFIEQPQTLSNPTPSMKLESPSPATSSYEQAPSATYPSNSFYPSNSQSFPSGIQEYSWNAPTFYPRPAASYEAPVNPLLEEAYRKLQNTRRAKLAMSKIEEAIGLSPSSVKHIIDDIETQAKEEEKLYEDDMGKERADINKEKALLQNDELQAGDNAAKEKIKEDEAKLRDDIRKENVAKSEVDKIKKIEKILTIIEAAKYSAMQRARKKMNTLQGADEGLDGEEIRKRDLEDLEKDMRRRRRNEINIWLKGSRNRIDTSHFLRNHLSRLAKHRQKSSRWGSYGNKLSLLNRFQVQNEERSEPSADEAPKQNPLHKLKFFKTLVSNRKLDSGKQFSITKRTEVQKKPKNTVDNFIMAKMLEKMDKLFKIQENILKYLKMEHDRHRQHDKKPTKRWRRSLHHSKHHKKLHSSVTKDKIKSH, from the exons GTATCATATGGCTTCTGTTTCATCGAGGCTGCTTCTTCTGGCCTTCAGTTCGTTTCTGTTGGGAGCTACCTCTGCTCAGG AGCTTTATGATGATGTACCGATTCTCCAGCAGTACAGTCCAATGCTGGGCGAAAACGTTATCGACTATCCCATGTTGGAAGAATATGGTGTCCCGTCGGTTGAAGAGTTCCCTGACGAAGGTCTAGAGGAGGATGATCAAGATGAGGAAGACCAGGAAAGCCATTTCAAAGGAACAGAAAATAACGAAAAGAAAGATGTCATTAAAAAAGCAG ACAACGAGCATGCGCAAAAGACACCCTCTGCCTTGAATTCCAAAAACGACGCACGTGAAAAGCGGCAGCTCCCTCTTCAAG ACGACCCAGTTGAAATGGCTCGAGAAAAATTAGAACGAGCGATAAAAGCTGCCCAAGCTTTAACGAGCATAGAACAAGAACTTGGATTGAATCCGTCAACCATCGAGAATAAGACTACGAACCTCGAATCCGTGCTTAAAAGTGAGGAGAAAACCTTCAAGAAAATGGCGGATGAATCACAAGACGCaacaaagaaaaccaaattCATCAAGTTGGAAAAAGACGCCGACGATGATATGAACAAAGCAGAGAATATTTTAAAACTGATCGTCAATCTTGAGGCAGCAaagtttttggcaaaacagcgcGCTCAAGATAATTTAGAAGAAGCAGAAAAGCGGAAGCTCGCTTCTAGTCCTCCAGCAATCCTTGGCCAGCCAGTTGCTTATTCCGTTCCCCAAACAGTGGGTTATTTTGGAAGAGTTCAACAACCTGTTTATCAACCCATGCTACAGTCATACATGGCAGGTTATCAACCGCCGACATTTCAAGGCATGACCTCCCCTAGTATCGCCTCTGCTCCCAGCACGATGTTGTCTCCATCTGACTTAGCAAGTCCGACCAGTACGGTGCCACCGTATCAGCCCGCTTATCAAGATGAGCGGGAAATACAGAGTATTAATGCAA TAAAAGCAACGCAGGCGAGTGCGTCATTGCTTCCTCCTCAGCAAACCTCGCAGGCAGCAAGAGCAAGCCCAACGTTGCAACAGTCAGCCAAGGTTGCGAGCTCCAAcacccaaaaagaaaactacGCCATTCAAAAGATACCCCAACCTAAACAACCTCCAGCGTTGCAGCCACCAATCACAGCTCTCAAAGCACAACCAATCGCGCATGAACAGTCCAGCAATGACCACAAAGTAATGCAACTGCATGCTAAACCACAGCAAACCAAGGAAAAAGCACCTGGGTCAGTTTCAACTGCAAGTGAATCAGCTCATCCTGTCGTCCCAGTTAAACCGGTTATGCCATTGCAGCCCATCACAACACCCTCACAAACGATTGAAACAGCTTTTGCCCAATCAAACGGTTTGTTGTCACAGGTAGCACCATGGGCAGCTTCATATAATCCGGGTTTGCTTGCTCCAAATTTATCTCCAATGTCAAGATACTTTGATTCGTCTTCCGACGCTGCAAATCCCTTTGCGCCGCAGTCTTTCAACCGACCGATGTCACCTCACCCACAACAAACCCTTGCTACTTTGGCACAGCAAACGAAACCAAACCTCAAAGGACCAGAACCCGTCAAGCCAGTAGTTACGCCGGTCACTGCTCCTTTTATC GAACAGCCACAGACTTTGTCGAATCCCACCCCTTCTATGAAACTGGAATCACCAAGTCCAGCGACATCCTCGTATGAGCAGGCACCATCAGCTACATATCCATCAAACTCATTTTACCCATCGAATTCCCAGTCTTTCCCTTCCGGCATCCAAGAGTACTCCTGGAATGCGCCGACATTTTACCCAAGGCCAGCTGCATCCTATGAAGCACCAG tgaatCCTCTGCTTGAAGAGGCTTATCGTAAGCTTCAAAACACGCGGCGAGCCAAGCTGGCCATGAGCAAGATTGAAGAAGCCATTGGCTTGTCACCAAGCTCAGTCAAGCATATTATTGACGATATCGAAACACaagcaaaagaagaagaaaagctATACGAGGATGATATGGGCAAGGAGAGGGCTGACATCAACAAAGAAAAGGCACTTCTTCAAAACGACGAACTCCAAGCGGGAGATAATGCGGCGaaagagaaaattaaagaagatgAAGCTAAACTGCGAGATGATATCAGAAAGGAAAATGTTGCTAAATCGGAGGTGGATAAGATcaagaaaatcgagaaaatcCTGACTATCATTGAAGCTGCCAAGTATTCAGCGATGCAGAGAGCAAGGAAAAAGATGAATACACTCCAAGGTGCCGATGAGGGTCTAGACGGAGAGGAAATTAGAAAACGCGATTTGGAAGATCTTGAGAAGGACATGAGGAGACGAAGACGAAACGAAATCAACATCTGGCTCAAGGGCTCAAGAAATCGTATCGACACGAGTCATTTCTTACGGAATCACTTAAGCAGATTGGCAAAACACCGACAGAAAAGTTCTCGATGGGGCTCATATGGCAACAAACTAAGCCTGTTGAATCGTTTTCAAGTACAAAACGAGGAACGAAGCGAACCGAGTGCTGATGAAGCGCCCAAGCAAAATCCATTGCACAAATTGAAATTCTTCAAAACGCTTGTATCCAACAGGAAGCTCGATTCCGGAAAACAATTTTCCATTACAAAAAGAACTGAAGTCCAAAAGAAACCCAAGAATACTGTTGACAACTTTATCATGGCTAAAATGCTGGAAAAGATGgacaaattgtttaaaattcaggaaaatattttgaagtatCTCAAAATGGAGCATGATAGACACCGCCAGCATGACAAAAAGCCAACTAAACGATGGAGACGAAGCTTACAccattcaaaacatcacaaaaaaCTGCACAGTAGTGTAACGAAAGATAAGATAAAATCCCATTAA